A genomic segment from Methanocaldococcus sp. encodes:
- the fsr gene encoding coenzyme F420-dependent sulfite reductase, with the protein MYEWKLNEIVDSGICARCGTCEVVCPNNIIKFDEKPYIEEECLRKGHGMCYDVCPRVSSGKYQIKIREKFKEEYYYGKSDIEGQDGGVVTAFLKYLLENGKIDGAIVVGDECWKPVSLVVQTAEDLLKTAKSKYAISTLDALRKAGEMGLERVAVVGLPCQINGLRKLQYFPYLAKYDGELGRNGKPVKLPKIEYLIGLFCTEKFEYNNMKEVLAKHNIEIEKVEKFDIKKGKLFIYIDGEKKEIDLKEFEICPGCKICRDFDAELADVSVGCVGSPDGYSTVIIRTKKGEEIKNAVELKEGVNLEEIEKLGKLKLKRFKKEVERRRENNEYISFYWTSDYGGIGKRSDGTYFIRIRAKPGGWYSIDEIREVLNIAEKYNAKIKITDRSAYELHGISGFDVEDAVLDLTNKGFITGSEGPLVRATLACPGGGNCSSGLVDTFELCKIIEDKFKERPAPYKFKIAISGCPNGCVRPQVHDIGIAGVKFPAVDEKKCNGCGRCFEVCKVEAIYIRGETSYTNYNVCIGCGKCIKACPNEARDVKEEGFMVYVGGKTGREVVEGISMKMNSVDEIINLIDKVLVVYNKYAIKPQRERLAAVMKRVGQETFLKEVMKLMKKES; encoded by the coding sequence ATGTATGAATGGAAGTTAAATGAGATAGTTGATAGTGGTATCTGTGCAAGGTGTGGAACTTGTGAAGTTGTATGTCCAAACAATATAATAAAATTTGATGAAAAACCATATATTGAGGAGGAATGTTTAAGAAAAGGACATGGAATGTGTTATGATGTTTGTCCAAGAGTATCATCAGGAAAATACCAAATAAAAATCAGAGAGAAGTTTAAGGAAGAATATTACTATGGAAAAAGTGATATTGAAGGCCAAGATGGAGGAGTTGTAACCGCTTTTCTAAAATACTTATTAGAAAATGGAAAAATTGATGGAGCAATAGTTGTTGGAGATGAGTGCTGGAAGCCAGTTTCATTAGTCGTTCAAACTGCAGAAGATTTATTAAAAACTGCAAAATCAAAGTATGCGATATCAACCTTAGATGCATTAAGAAAGGCTGGAGAAATGGGATTAGAAAGAGTAGCAGTCGTTGGATTACCTTGCCAAATTAATGGTTTAAGAAAATTACAATACTTCCCTTACTTAGCCAAATATGATGGAGAACTTGGAAGAAATGGAAAACCTGTAAAATTACCAAAAATTGAATATCTCATAGGATTATTCTGTACTGAGAAATTTGAATATAACAACATGAAAGAAGTTTTAGCAAAGCATAATATTGAGATTGAGAAAGTTGAAAAATTTGACATTAAAAAAGGAAAATTATTTATTTATATAGATGGAGAGAAGAAAGAAATTGACTTAAAAGAGTTTGAAATATGTCCTGGCTGTAAAATATGTAGAGATTTTGATGCTGAACTGGCAGATGTTTCAGTAGGTTGTGTTGGAAGTCCTGATGGTTATTCAACAGTTATAATAAGGACTAAGAAAGGGGAGGAAATTAAAAATGCAGTTGAATTAAAAGAAGGGGTTAACTTAGAAGAAATTGAAAAATTAGGAAAGTTAAAATTAAAGAGATTTAAAAAAGAAGTTGAAAGAAGGAGAGAGAATAATGAATATATCTCATTCTACTGGACATCTGATTATGGTGGAATTGGAAAGAGATCTGATGGAACTTACTTTATAAGAATTAGGGCTAAGCCAGGAGGATGGTATTCTATTGATGAAATAAGAGAAGTATTAAACATTGCTGAAAAATACAATGCTAAAATAAAGATTACTGATAGAAGTGCTTATGAACTTCACGGCATTAGTGGATTTGATGTTGAAGATGCTGTTTTAGATCTAACAAATAAAGGATTTATAACTGGTTCAGAAGGACCATTAGTTAGAGCTACATTGGCATGTCCGGGAGGAGGAAACTGTAGTAGTGGTTTAGTAGATACATTTGAACTATGTAAAATCATTGAAGATAAATTCAAAGAAAGACCCGCTCCATACAAATTTAAGATTGCAATTAGTGGCTGTCCAAATGGATGTGTAAGACCACAAGTACATGATATTGGTATAGCAGGAGTTAAATTCCCTGCTGTTGATGAGAAAAAATGTAACGGTTGTGGAAGATGCTTTGAAGTTTGTAAAGTTGAAGCAATTTATATAAGAGGAGAAACTTCCTATACTAACTACAATGTATGTATTGGTTGTGGAAAGTGTATAAAAGCATGTCCAAATGAGGCAAGAGATGTTAAAGAAGAGGGATTTATGGTCTATGTTGGTGGTAAAACTGGAAGAGAAGTTGTTGAAGGAATCAGCATGAAGATGAACAGTGTTGATGAAATAATTAATTTAATAGATAAAGTATTAGTTGTTTATAACAAGTATGCTATAAAACCACAGAGAGAAAGATTAGCTGCAGTCATGAAAAGAGTTGGTCAAGAGACATTTTTAAAGGAAGTTATGAAATTAATGAAAAAAGAATCATAA
- a CDS encoding helix-turn-helix domain-containing protein gives MDNLIVARMQKFTIEDLMRCILGLQEIEIRIYFELLDMKEATVMEIAERVDRDRTTVQKALRSLMNCGLVEREKITEKSGFKYIYRPVEFKEVKEKMEKLLDEWYLSVKDWLKKF, from the coding sequence TTGGATAATCTCATAGTAGCAAGGATGCAGAAATTTACTATTGAGGATTTAATGAGATGTATTTTAGGATTACAGGAAATTGAAATTAGAATTTATTTTGAACTTTTGGATATGAAAGAAGCAACAGTAATGGAAATTGCTGAAAGAGTAGATAGAGATAGAACAACAGTTCAAAAAGCATTGAGAAGTTTAATGAATTGTGGATTGGTTGAGAGGGAAAAAATAACAGAAAAGAGTGGATTTAAATATATATATAGACCAGTTGAATTTAAAGAAGTTAAAGAAAAGATGGAAAAACTTTTGGATGAGTGGTATTTAAGTGTCAAAGATTGGCTAAAAAAATTTTAG
- a CDS encoding nucleoside recognition domain-containing protein, producing the protein MYYIMLLFECVKTSLYYTIKISIVVLLTMFIVNYIMNIGAMNKLSEYLFPFLKKLNINSISISSILACFFSPTVGYSILAEGLKENKITEKELIGTSLANSFPSVLSHIFTFFIPVVIPILGWTGVLFILIRLGVAFTKTIIGFLYLFSISKNDFYEVPKINKLNKKENLKKSLTKTLKFSKRFIPTMFFMMTLVLYLYKVGFFNYIEKLIQPIISVLNLNPNVGILALTEVLNVQAAIVMAGGFLNENILSSKEVLIGLIIGNVLTFSTRYVKHSLPLHVSLFGAKLGTKIVMINAIITLILDIFIIFGLLLV; encoded by the coding sequence ATGTATTATATAATGCTTTTATTTGAGTGCGTCAAAACTTCTCTATATTATACGATAAAAATATCTATTGTTGTATTATTAACGATGTTTATTGTAAATTACATTATGAATATTGGAGCAATGAACAAACTAAGTGAATATTTATTTCCATTTTTAAAGAAGTTAAATATAAATTCTATTTCAATCTCTTCAATATTAGCGTGTTTTTTTAGTCCTACAGTTGGCTATTCTATTTTAGCAGAAGGTTTAAAAGAGAATAAAATAACTGAGAAAGAACTTATAGGAACTTCTTTGGCAAATTCATTTCCATCGGTTTTATCACATATATTTACTTTTTTTATTCCCGTAGTTATTCCAATATTAGGATGGACAGGAGTATTGTTTATATTAATTAGATTGGGAGTAGCATTTACAAAAACAATAATTGGATTTTTATATCTTTTTTCAATCTCAAAAAATGATTTTTATGAAGTTCCAAAAATTAATAAGTTGAATAAAAAAGAGAATTTAAAAAAATCACTAACAAAAACATTAAAATTTTCTAAGAGATTTATACCGACAATGTTTTTTATGATGACTTTGGTTTTATATCTATACAAAGTTGGTTTCTTTAACTATATTGAAAAATTAATCCAGCCAATAATAAGTGTATTAAATTTAAATCCGAATGTTGGAATATTAGCCTTAACTGAGGTCTTAAATGTTCAAGCCGCAATAGTTATGGCAGGAGGTTTTTTAAATGAAAATATTTTAAGTTCAAAGGAGGTTCTAATTGGATTAATTATTGGAAATGTATTAACATTTTCAACAAGATATGTAAAACACTCTTTGCCACTACATGTTTCATTGTTTGGAGCCAAGTTAGGAACTAAAATAGTTATGATCAATGCAATAATTACCCTAATTTTGGATATTTTTATAATATTTGGATTACTATTAGTGTGA
- the argF gene encoding ornithine carbamoyltransferase — MHLLDLDCLSREDVLKIIDYGIYFKKNRRKHEKVLDGKSVAILFEKPSTRTRMSFDIAVYELGGHPLIMNQNEIHLGKKESIKDTARVMSRYVDAIVARVYRHRDLEEMAKYSSVPVINALSDMAHPCQILADLMTIKEYKGKFKGLKIAYLGDGNNVCNSLILGSALVGMDIYVGTPKGYEPNAKVVLKAKEIIEEYGEGSLTLTNDPIDAAKDADVLYTDVWVSMGDEKNKEEVLKVFPPFQINNKLLEYAKKDVIVMHCLPANRGYEITDDVIDGVHSVVYDEAENRLHVQKGVFKFIFKA; from the coding sequence AAAAAAAATAGAAGAAAACACGAAAAAGTTTTAGATGGTAAGAGTGTAGCAATATTATTTGAAAAACCCTCAACAAGAACAAGAATGAGTTTTGATATTGCTGTTTATGAGTTAGGAGGTCATCCTTTAATAATGAATCAAAATGAGATACACTTGGGTAAAAAGGAGTCAATAAAAGATACTGCAAGGGTTATGAGTAGATATGTAGATGCAATTGTGGCAAGAGTTTATAGGCATAGAGATTTAGAGGAGATGGCGAAGTATTCCTCAGTTCCAGTTATAAATGCACTAAGTGATATGGCTCATCCCTGTCAGATATTGGCTGATTTAATGACAATAAAAGAATATAAGGGAAAATTTAAAGGATTAAAAATTGCTTATTTGGGAGATGGCAACAATGTATGTAATTCTTTAATTTTAGGTTCTGCCTTAGTAGGAATGGATATATATGTGGGAACACCAAAAGGTTATGAGCCAAATGCCAAGGTAGTGTTAAAGGCAAAAGAAATTATTGAAGAGTATGGAGAAGGTTCTTTAACTTTAACTAACGATCCAATAGATGCTGCAAAAGATGCTGATGTGTTATATACTGATGTTTGGGTAAGTATGGGTGATGAGAAAAATAAAGAGGAAGTTTTAAAAGTATTTCCTCCATTCCAAATAAATAATAAATTATTAGAGTATGCCAAAAAGGATGTAATTGTTATGCACTGTCTTCCAGCAAATAGAGGTTATGAAATAACTGACGATGTAATTGATGGGGTGCATTCAGTTGTCTATGATGAGGCAGAAAATAGATTACATGTCCAAAAAGGAGTATTTAAATTTATATTTAAAGCATAG